The DNA segment attaaaccaaaatttaaatttgtcgAGAATATGTATTGcccaatttgtaataaataataaaaaataacatgcttatatatatctaaatcgaaaaagtaacattcatgaacttatcatttggtttaatattttggtgtttttagatatttaaatccttatttatgaatcatgtttaatggagaagttgaaaacacgaagtaatttgataaaataatgataacgaaataaagtaataatttttttagaaataaattaattataaatttaaaataaaaaattaaaaataaaaataaaaataaataaaattaaaaatgtttggtacttatcatgcacttatcattttgatttaatattttggtacttttaggtatttaaatcttgtttatgaatgcatttttaatggagaagttAGAAACAAGAataaagtttaataaaataatgataaaaagataaattaataatatttttttaaaaaacaattatataatcataatacatttaaaattaaaaataaaattaataaagcgaaaaatgtttgctaaatattttataattagattttaataaaaattgtgtattatgggttgaatatatttaaaaattattttcacaggggttaaatatgtatttttaatatttcacaggggtatttggtgcaaaaaaaaatatcaaaatctttgcccagtcgcatgaggggcgcgtgcgcaataatcactcatctgaagagacgagtgtgctaattttttaaaaggtcagggttgaagatgcctattaaaatttcacaggggagaagtgtgcattttcaatatttcacaggggtttttggtgcaaataactcaatAAAGATTTATActtgataataattattatacataataggaaaataattatataataatttgttgttttatatgtaatattaattattattgttattgttattattattattattattattattattattattataatatatagttAGATtgttagaaataaattaaatatagaagaaaatattttacaaaaataaagAGAGAGTGGGAATTTTTGGATGGAATGATCATTTCAATGTACATGAGAATGACCTCATTCTCATTCCAAGGgtcatatcaaacatatgtGATATGAGCTTGCCTAGTGTGAtttacctgactagcgtagtttgcaggctattgcattAGTCCGGGGTTTATTCAGACCGCACCGAAAgatagcggctgcgggttcccacgtcaAAAAAAAAGACCTCATTCCTTTATACCTATCAtgcctaaataattaatttatcatTCACCCAAAATCGATTTTGAGCAAACTAATATaccaaaattatttacttgaaACTTAGATTCTAATTCTCAAGTCAATTTCCAATTTTATCGGACGAGTGATGTCGATTAATTTTCGAGGGTTAACGAGCTTCAAAACCCATTTTTCCAACAGATTTATCCCGTGTGATTTACTGATCATCGCCTGACGACAAACTCCTCCGTTGATCAAGTGCTCGGACAACCGAGTGTTGTCGtcatctaaaaaaaatattatatttaatgtgAAACAATAATGATACTATGACACTAGTATATTTTTACAAGTGTATGCGTAGACTCGAATACTCGATGAACTAATTTCAGACAAAAACTTTATACATTTTCAACAAAGAGAAATCAAATCACTGCATTTTCAGTTGTTCCTCTCTTCTGGTTTTTCCCATTACTTTCTGTATTTGAATCATTGGGTAAATCATTTTTGAGATGATCAGCTAATCAAGTACTTGGGGCTGAGAGGCAGATTGAGAAGGTcagattttgaataaaattcgtAATCTTGCTGTTATTTTTGGTTGGCGGGCCTGATATAAGCTTTTGGCAATCAATGTAGCTTGTTATGAGTTTCAAATGATGTCGAATATGTGCGATTATAGAGTTTGTTTTTTAATCAGAATTAAATCGATAGATCTCCTGTTCTTGAATAGCCATTGATTTTACTGTTGTCCGACTTGGATAATGGGGAATCTGCCCAAACAACGGCTGTCTTTAACTTTTTCTTACCGGAAAACACGAAGTTTGAGTTGATGATGAGGCTGAAACCTGCGATGTATGGCCTGAGAAAGAACGCATGCAGGCCTCCTTTTCATCCGTACCTTGGATTAATAGCTTCTTGTAGAACTTGCAATTATTCTTTGAATGTTTGAGGTGGTCATATTATCATCTTCCTTAAACTTTGTTTTATGTATCAGTTCAGGTTCTTGCTCCAGTTGATGCATCTAGATGAGTGATCCATGTCTTTTTATACTTTAAAGATATGTAGAAGACTAAAAGTGAACAAGTTGCCTGTAATCTTCAGTTTCTGGCATTTATAACCCCGGGGAGCTGTCAAGTTTGTAGGCTTGGCCAAAAAGCTTAATTAAGATAAGTGAATTGCGAATCATCGACAAATTCGGTGAAAACAGTTGAATACACTGAGTTTTCATAAATGTTTTTGAAACCGACCATGTTTCTCAAAGAATTAGTCTGTCAGCCTCTGGACGAGGGGAAAATGCTTGAATGTCTATGTAGACCATTCTGCATTTCCTTTATTGCGAGTGAATTTTGTCGGAAAAATTGTGTGTGAATTCTTGTATGGCTGCATTACGAAGCAGGAGTCTTAGCCGCTTTCTGAAAGAAGTACAAAGATTCATAAGTGGCTAAGATCGTGAGTTTTTTAAAGCTATAAAATATTTCGTAACATGTGTTAGTGTTACCCTTTTTTTCTCCTCCATGTTTGCCTTGATCAATGAATAGATAGCAACTCCAGCAATAGCTATTCCAGTACCAATCCCAGTTTGTGTGGAGATCTTATTGCCTGTCCGATTTTTTTCACCAAAGCATCGAATAAAGTTGGGAGCCAAGTAAAAGCAGAATCTAACAGCAGACAGTTAGACAAGTTTTAAATTGCTTATGAAGTTGTATGATAGAATACTCTGAGTGAGTTAGGAATTTTTTTGAGCGTTTAGAAAGTTATATGATTGACTTTTCTAGTTACCTGAGTTAATCATTTTCACCAACTGATCACAGATAAGAAATAGACTGAGCCTGCTGTGTTTAGCGGTTAGCCTAATCTCAAGTTTGTCGTTGGATATCAAAATGCAAGAAGAGCAGGTGTACTTACCAAATACAACAATGGAGAATCCAATCACAAAGACTCGCTTCAACACATTTCCGACTGCATGCGTAAGCGGTGCAACACGTTCCAATGTGTTAGTAGCTACCTGCGATTTTCAAATGAAACAGGTACCAGTTACTTGTGTATTTGTGAAACACTGATTATGAAAATTCTGGTTGGGAACTTGGACTCGGGATTGTGAAACATTGGATCACATTGTATACTGTGGTACCCAAGACCAAAATACCACTTCTCTTCTCTTTACagtaaacaataaataaaaattcactggatttcgagttttcctCCCTCAAAATACACTAAAGATGCCCTTCTTATCAAAATATCTGAATCTGTCTTTGAAATCAATGAGATCATATACTGTTGAATCACATTGACCTGTTGTAGGTACCGAATTTCCGATATCCAATTCATTGACCCATATAATTCAGAGATCAAATAATAGTAGATCTTGCTAACCTGATTGTACAAATGGTAGAACATTCCAATCCAGAAGAGATCAGACAAGAATTTATATAGTCCAACTTTAGCAATTGCTTCTTTGAATCCATACTGCATCAGATTTGGACCCTCGATCTGAAAAAAGTAAAGAAAGAAGGAATCGATAAACTGTTTTCAAAGAATTTCCTGTAAAAAGTTTGAAGAAAACTTACAAATATTGCTGGTGGGAGGCAGAAAAGGAGGGCTATTATTGAAGTGTAAGCATAGACATTTGTACTGTCCATTCCTGTCTGTTACAACATGCATGAATTTCCAATAAAAAGGTTTCGTAATGAGACAAATGATGAAATTTCTTGCCAATATGTGTAATAAATTTCTTCATGATAGAATCTACCATTGCTTTCTTCGAATAAATACTTCTGTAGGTAAATGcaatatttgaaatcattgcacTACTGAAACCAGTCCAGTTAAATGAAAGTTCTGTCAATGATGCCATTGAGACACCTGCAGAGAGAGTTTCAGATATCATAAATCATGTTTACTTAAATGAACCCTCATGATTTCTTGTAAGATTctgtcaaaataatttaatggattcagttcttgaaaattttgatgACTGTTTGCTTACCAATGACAACAGGGGCTAACGAGAGCCATAGGGGTAGCGGAATCTGGTGACCTAATACAAACTGTGATGCACCAGCATTAAAAAATGGCTCCAAGGCTGTTGAAACAGTGAAGAATGCAGTTAGTCTAAAGTACCGTTAATGACTATTTTTTATCATTATGTCTTTGAAGTGTTATTATACATTTCCTTTCCTTCTTTTTAGGCAACTTGTTATTGATATTTTTTGGAACAGATCATTGGAGACCACAATCAATGGAAGAAATCGAAACTTTAAAGGAAGAAGACATCACCAATTCCGTTTAGATGATCCGAAGAGTAGATCCTTAAAAATACTTGTACTGTCATATTCTTACCTTTAATGGTATGCGTGAACGACACAGCAACAGCTGCAAATGAGACATTTGACATTACATGTCCAAGTGCATGACAGAATGCCACTGGAGTAAGGATCCCCAAGATTTCCTTGTCAACTGGCTGCTCTTGTGACAGTCATAAACTTGAATTGAACAAAGAACTcttatttatgaaataataaaatttgttgTTCTATGTTATAGGATGAAACTCACTGCACGTTTTGGTAGGCCAACGGCCCAGCTAACCAGACAGTATGACACTCCGACTAGAAGATGAACAGCAGAAACAAAACTGCAGAAGAGGAGGAATTTTCAAACCAACACAGTTAGGAAAGCACAACTTGGAAAAATAATAGTAAGTGAACAAAAATCTCTCAATTTTAAGTATCATTTATGTAGTTCATTGTGAAGTTGATATGAGACTCATAACATTGCCCAACAGCGTCCTACTTAGGATGACTTTCAATCGCAATTCAATATTTTAAGCACCAGTTTTTCCCATGCTGTCATTTGGAGCTTAAGTCCAATAAGAGAGTTGAATTCATGGATCGAACGAGCAATTCCTTGCCGGATATCGGTTTTCCTAGCAGTCTGGTGTGattataatttaaaaccgtGTGTAGAAAGCAAATACAAGCTGACAACTTACTATGGATATGGGAAGTAATTATAGACCTTCTTGTTCAATATATTGAATATGACATTCAAGAAATACCTGCATCATTAGAAGTAAACAGTAtagttatcttttattttttaatgtgtTGTTAGAAACCTTTTCTATTCTTTTGTTAAAAGTTAAAAAGGAACACTACGAGACGACAAAAGCATGCTCACCATGTAAAGAAAAAGAACCCTGTAACCAATGCCGGAAATCTCTCTGCAAAGCTCTTACCAGGCTTAGCAGACCTGAAATACAAAGAACTATGAGCTCAAAAGGCATTCATTACATGGCCTGAAAATTGTCTTAAACAACACGAACCCGTTCGCAATCTCGATCTCACGACCCTCTGCATCAGCAGCTGCAGCTTTTGTGATCCAAGATTTATGAGAATCATGGCGCTTCAATATTTCATTGAGTCGGACAAATGTTAAAGGCGCGCTCGAAAAAATCACTGGTTTGGTATCCTCTATCTTTTTTGACGGAGGTGAAAATGCCACGTGGGTTCTTCTGTTTGCTGTTGATGCGATTGAATTTGTGGCATGCTGTTTGTAGAAAGAGGAGGATTTTGATCGTTGGAGGAGATGGATATTAGACATCGAAGCCATTCTTGGAAGAAAAACCAAATATTCTATTGCAGCGTTACAAGATTTTGATGCTGATGCTTGTTTCCGATCATAAATATGGGAAAACAAGAAAGATGCAACATATGCAGAAACAAATTTGTGCGTTAACACCAAGGTTCAAGTGCGGACATATCAAGAAATAAGGAATTGTTAATGGGCAATGCACAAAGGGATCAAGTTCTGAAATTATAAAGgcaaaatccattttttttttaaaaaaaattacgtaaaatttatttatttttttgcctTGAAAGAGTGGAGCAATTTCTTAGTCACTATCGTCAAGTGTTTGCAGCTTTTATGTGACTACTAGTTATATTATATGATTGCCTTGCCAATTGTATAAAACAGCTCGTGGAGTATGACATCTGCAAATGCAGTGGCCCAATGGATGGTGAGTCAAACCATAATTATTTACTTTTTGTTctacccttttttttttttttttaaattaaccATTTGATCTATTTCTTATTATTAGATCACCCCCAAGGGCCGGTCAAGTGGAGCGATCAAGCCCACTTGACCGGCCCACTTCACCACCTCGCGAGGATACCGCACGCCGAAGTTTTCGTCTTCAAAGGTCCAGAAAGATCTGGCCCTTTGatcttaaaaaaaagaaaaagtaaGTCTAAAAAAAATGAAGGGTTGGGATGATATGCCAGATCAATCCCagcctatttttttttaaaaaaatatattaaaaattaaaaaagaattctgaattttttaaaaatattattaaaaagtaCAAACggccataattttcaaaatctaTGAAATTTCATGTAAATATACtcattttcatttcattttaCACACATTCTCCACTTTGTTTATACATATTCACACACTCaatcttcaatatttttcatggCATACATGAGTTTTTCATCATCGGACGATGAAATTATGTTAAACGATCCGATGATGGACGACTTTATCTCTCCACCACGTTCAATAACCCAAAAATTAATAATGAACGTCTATACGCTTCAATCGGGGGATTCAAGTCGCCTACATGGCTACAAACGGaaataaaaaaatcgaaaacgTGTTGCCGGGGCTCAAAGATTATTTAAAGATTACTTCGCTGAAAGTCCCGTCTACAGCAAGCATGATTTTCGAAGGCGATTCCGTATGAGAAGAcctttgttttttaaaattgtggAAGATATACAGACCAATGTGCCTTACTTTGTCCAACGGAGGGACACAACCGGTA comes from the Henckelia pumila isolate YLH828 chromosome 1, ASM3356847v2, whole genome shotgun sequence genome and includes:
- the LOC140881559 gene encoding triose phosphate/phosphate translocator, chloroplastic-like isoform X3, with product MASMSNIHLLQRSKSSSFYKQHATNSIASTANRRTHVAFSPPSKKIEDTKPVIFSSAPLTFVRLNEILKRHDSHKSWITKAAAADAEGREIEIANGSAKPGKSFAERFPALVTGFFFFTWYFLNVIFNILNKKVYNYFPYPYFVSAVHLLVGVSYCLVSWAVGLPKRAPVDKEILGILTPVAFCHALGHVMSNVSFAAVAVSFTHTIKALEPFFNAGASQFVLGHQIPLPLWLSLAPVVIGVSMASLTELSFNWTGFSSAMISNIAFTYRSIYSKKAMTGMDSTNVYAYTSIIALLFCLPPAIFIEGPNLMQYGFKEAIAKVGLYKFLSDLFWIGMFYHLYNQVATNTLERVAPLTHAVGNVLKRVFVIGFSIVVFGNKISTQTGIGTGIAIAGVAIYSLIKANMEEKKRKAAKTPAS
- the LOC140881559 gene encoding triose phosphate/phosphate translocator, chloroplastic-like isoform X1, which translates into the protein MASMSNIHLLQRSKSSSFYKQHATNSIASTANRRTHVAFSPPSKKIEDTKPVIFSSAPLTFVRLNEILKRHDSHKSWITKAAAADAEGREIEIANGSAKPGKSFAERFPALVTGFFFFTWYFLNVIFNILNKKVYNYFPYPYFVSAVHLLVGVSYCLVSWAVGLPKRAPVDKEILGILTPVAFCHALGHVMSNVSFAAVAVSFTHTIKALEPFFNAGASQFVLGHQIPLPLWLSLAPVVIGVSMASLTELSFNWTGFSSAMISNIAFTYRSIYSKKAMTGMDSTNVYAYTSIIALLFCLPPAIFIEGPNLMQYGFKEAIAKVGLYKFLSDLFWIGMFYHLYNQVATNTLERVAPLTHAVGNVLKRVFVIGFSIVVFGNKISTQTGIGTGIAIAGVAIYSLIKANMEEKKRVTLTHVTKYFIALKNSRS
- the LOC140881559 gene encoding triose phosphate/phosphate translocator, chloroplastic-like isoform X2 translates to MASMSNIHLLQRSKSSSFYKQHATNSIASTANRRTHVAFSPPSKKIEDTKPVIFSSAPLTFVRLNEILKRHDSHKSWITKAAAADAEGREIEIANGSAKPGKSFAERFPALVTGFFFFTWYFLNVIFNILNKKVYNYFPYPYFVSAVHLLVGVSYCLVSWAVGLPKRAPVDKEILGILTPVAFCHALGHVMSNVSFAAVAVSFTHTIKALEPFFNAGASQFVLGHQIPLPLWLSLAPVVIGVSMASLTELSFNWTGFSSAMISNIAFTYRSIYSKKAMTGMDSTNVYAYTSIIALLFCLPPAIFIEGPNLMQYGFKEAIAKVGLYKFLSDLFWIGMFYHLYNQVATNTLERVAPLTHAVGNVLKRVFVIGFSIVVFGKYTCSSCILISNDKLEIRLTAKHSRLSLFLICDQLVKMINSGN